The Bradyrhizobium manausense genomic sequence GGCCTCGCCGCGCTGACCAGCGGTGTCGACTTCATCGACAACGCTGCCACCAACAAGGTGCTGACCAACCTCAACACCGCGTCGAGCACGCTGCGCTCGGAAGCTTCGGCTCTGGGTTCGAACCTGACGATCGTGCAGGTTCGTCAGGACTTCAACAAGAACCTGATCAACGTGCTGCAGACCGGTTCGTCGAACCTGACGCTGGCCGACACCAACGTCGAAGCGGCCAACAGCCAGGCGCTGTCGACCCGCCAGTCGATCGCGGTCTCCGCGCTGTCGCTGGCCAACCAGTCGCAGCAGAGCGTGCTGCAGCTGCTCCGCTAATAGCGGACGACATCGCAAGCAGGATCAGG encodes the following:
- a CDS encoding flagellin gives rise to the protein GGAIGGTLTTALTFSTASSPVQDTVAQTARANLVNQYNNILQQIDSTAQDSSFNGVNLLNGDQLKLVFDETGKSSLSITGVTYNSKGLGLAALTSGVDFIDNAATNKVLTNLNTASSTLRSEASALGSNLTIVQVRQDFNKNLINVLQTGSSNLTLADTNVEAANSQALSTRQSIAVSALSLANQSQQSVLQLLR